One window of Desulfobacca acetoxidans DSM 11109 genomic DNA carries:
- the gvpN gene encoding gas vesicle protein GvpN encodes MSGEQRQRAAMTVVKVESREDQVTPEASSEFVETSYVQNLTNRAMAYLEVGYPVHFAGPAGTGKTTLAFHVAAQRGRPVVLIHGDDEFNSSDLVGRHSGYRKQKLIDNFIHSVLKTEESMNITWMDNRLTLACKEGFTLIYDEFTRSRPEANNALLSILEEKILNLPKMSRGGEGYLEVHPEFRAIFTSNPEEYAGVHKTQDALMDRLITINLGHFDRETEIQIALAKSGLPFSDAEVIVDVVRELRGIGVNNHRPTIRACIAIAKILAYKGAQAHKDDAVFQWACRDVLNTDSAKVTRGGQSIMAEKVDEVIQAVLGAYQEASLTTRPHLP; translated from the coding sequence ATGAGTGGTGAGCAGCGACAGAGAGCGGCAATGACCGTGGTCAAGGTGGAGAGTCGGGAAGACCAGGTGACGCCGGAAGCTAGTTCGGAATTTGTGGAAACATCTTATGTACAGAATCTGACCAACCGCGCCATGGCCTATTTAGAGGTAGGCTATCCGGTGCATTTTGCCGGACCGGCCGGGACGGGCAAGACCACCCTGGCGTTTCACGTTGCGGCCCAGCGGGGCCGTCCGGTGGTGTTGATCCATGGAGATGATGAATTTAACAGTTCCGATCTGGTGGGACGCCACTCCGGCTATCGCAAACAGAAACTCATCGACAATTTTATCCACTCCGTTTTAAAGACGGAGGAATCGATGAACATCACCTGGATGGACAATCGCCTCACCCTGGCCTGTAAAGAAGGTTTTACTCTGATCTACGATGAGTTTACCCGGTCCCGGCCCGAGGCTAATAACGCCCTGCTCAGCATTTTGGAAGAGAAGATCCTCAATCTTCCCAAAATGTCTCGGGGAGGTGAAGGGTACCTGGAAGTCCATCCGGAATTTAGGGCCATTTTTACTTCCAATCCCGAGGAGTATGCCGGAGTCCACAAGACCCAGGACGCCCTCATGGACCGTCTCATCACCATTAACTTAGGTCATTTTGACCGGGAGACCGAAATCCAGATTGCCCTGGCCAAATCCGGCCTGCCGTTTTCGGATGCCGAAGTTATTGTGGATGTTGTCCGGGAATTGCGGGGAATAGGGGTCAACAACCACCGTCCCACCATCCGGGCCTGCATCGCCATTGCCAAGATTTTGGCTTATAAGGGGGCTCAAGCTCACAAAGACGATGCGGTTTTTCAATGGGCCTGCCGTGACGTCCTGAACACCGACTCGGCCAAAGTGACCCGTGGTGGCCAATCAATCATGGCTGAGAAGGTCGATGAAGTAATCCAGGCGGTCTTGGGGGCATACCAGGAAGCGTCCCTGACAACCAGACCACATTTGCCATAA
- the gvpA gene encoding gas vesicle structural protein GvpA: MAKVQKSTDSSSLAEVVDRILDKGIVVDAWVKVALVGIELLSVEARVVIASVETYLKYAEAIGLTASAAAPA; encoded by the coding sequence ATGGCTAAAGTACAGAAGTCAACCGATTCCTCCAGCCTGGCGGAAGTCGTTGATCGTATCTTGGATAAAGGTATCGTTGTTGATGCGTGGGTCAAAGTGGCCCTGGTTGGCATTGAATTGCTGTCCGTGGAAGCTCGAGTGGTCATCGCCTCTGTTGAAACCTATCTGAAGTATGCCGAGGCTATCGGCTTAACAGCCAGCGCCGCGGCTCCGGCCTAA
- the gvpA gene encoding gas vesicle structural protein GvpA: MAKVQKSTDSSSLAEVVDRILDKGIVVDAWVKVALVGIELLSVEARVVIASVETYLKYAEAIGLTASAAAPA; encoded by the coding sequence ATGGCTAAGGTGCAAAAATCAACCGACTCTTCGAGTCTGGCTGAGGTTGTGGACCGCATTCTGGACAAAGGTATTGTTGTCGACGCCTGGGTCAAAGTGGCTCTGGTGGGAATTGAGTTGCTGTCCGTGGAAGCCCGCGTGGTCATCGCTTCCGTAGAAACCTATCTGAAGTATGCCGAAGCTATCGGCCTGACGGCCAGTGCGGCTGCTCCAGCATAA
- a CDS encoding response regulator, which yields MAEKLVLVVDDEPDMCWALEHLLHSQGFQTRRALNAQEALNLTDQCQFSCAFLDAKLPDMDGLVLARQILANAPQIRIIMVSGYFYRDDVSIQEAIRLGFIHDFISKPFLQQEILKAIE from the coding sequence ATGGCTGAAAAACTGGTACTTGTAGTGGATGATGAACCGGATATGTGTTGGGCCTTGGAACATCTGCTGCATAGTCAAGGGTTTCAAACCCGGAGGGCCTTAAACGCTCAGGAAGCCTTGAATTTGACGGACCAATGTCAGTTCTCCTGTGCTTTTTTGGACGCCAAGCTGCCGGATATGGACGGCCTGGTATTGGCCCGCCAAATCCTGGCGAATGCCCCCCAAATTCGCATCATCATGGTTTCCGGATACTTTTACCGGGATGACGTCTCTATTCAAGAAGCCATCCGATTAGGGTTTATCCACGATTTCATCAGCAAGCCCTTTCTGCAGCAAGAAATCCTGAAAGCAATAGAGTAG
- a CDS encoding PAS domain-containing sensor histidine kinase: MEAEVFPINHGLELQRYQTLYEMLLEAIPSSVLLINQDLRIVSVNRNFLEKNRRTISDTIGHRLDEVFPAIIIDQMDFPGRIRQVFEQNFRVKGERMTYRAPGIPLRIYYYSILPFSWQGVVELAMLLMEDVTEQVRLSEEVRRVERHLALVVESAQDIVLSTDMEGRILTWNTAAERLSGFTLYQVRGRNFFDFCVCDDPAEIRNVFSNLQAGQEAQMSEWDLKTNHGGRIPVAWIFSPMRDLISKTAGVVAVGRDLTERRQLEAQLLQSQKLAALGVMAGGIAHEIRNPLAVCSSAAQFIMQGDVTPEFRQQCAEKIHRGIQRASMIIENLLRFARPSMKTDLKKINLTYLLSETLSLVTNQARIQKIELRAQLPEYAIIINGMEGLLQQAFMNLLLNAIRAVPDGGVIDITLKKIGAEAWIAIKDTGHGIEPSDLNNIFDPFYTTAPVGQGSGLGLSICYSIIKQHFGAITVDSQKGEGSTFVVKLPIL; encoded by the coding sequence ATGGAAGCCGAGGTTTTCCCGATAAATCATGGTCTAGAATTGCAGCGCTATCAAACTTTGTACGAAATGCTTTTGGAGGCCATTCCCTCTTCGGTGCTGCTGATCAACCAGGATCTGCGCATCGTCTCCGTAAATCGTAATTTTCTGGAAAAAAACCGCCGCACTATTTCTGACACCATCGGTCACCGCTTGGATGAGGTATTCCCGGCGATCATTATTGACCAGATGGATTTCCCCGGACGCATCCGGCAGGTCTTTGAACAAAACTTCCGGGTCAAGGGGGAGCGGATGACCTATCGGGCACCGGGAATTCCGCTACGCATTTACTATTATAGTATTCTGCCCTTCTCCTGGCAGGGAGTAGTGGAATTGGCCATGCTGCTCATGGAGGATGTCACTGAACAGGTGAGACTGAGTGAAGAAGTCCGCCGGGTGGAGCGCCACCTGGCCCTCGTAGTGGAAAGCGCCCAGGACATTGTGCTGTCCACCGACATGGAAGGCCGGATTCTGACTTGGAACACCGCCGCCGAGAGGTTGTCCGGTTTTACCTTGTATCAGGTACGGGGGCGAAATTTTTTCGATTTTTGTGTCTGCGACGACCCGGCGGAAATCAGGAATGTCTTTTCCAACCTACAGGCCGGCCAGGAAGCCCAGATGTCGGAATGGGATCTGAAGACTAACCATGGCGGCCGGATTCCAGTGGCCTGGATATTCTCCCCCATGCGGGATCTTATCTCTAAAACCGCCGGTGTGGTAGCCGTGGGGCGTGACCTGACGGAACGCCGCCAACTGGAGGCCCAGCTCCTGCAATCTCAGAAACTTGCGGCGCTCGGTGTCATGGCCGGGGGGATTGCCCACGAAATCCGCAACCCCCTGGCCGTCTGTTCCTCAGCGGCCCAATTCATCATGCAGGGTGATGTAACCCCTGAATTTCGCCAACAATGCGCCGAAAAGATTCACCGCGGCATTCAGCGGGCTTCCATGATCATTGAGAACCTCCTGCGTTTTGCCCGCCCCTCGATGAAAACCGATCTGAAAAAGATCAACCTTACCTACCTTTTGTCCGAAACACTCTCCCTGGTAACTAACCAGGCCCGGATCCAAAAGATTGAGCTTAGGGCGCAACTGCCGGAGTACGCCATCATCATCAATGGCATGGAAGGCCTGTTGCAGCAGGCCTTTATGAACCTCTTGCTAAATGCCATCAGGGCGGTGCCCGATGGCGGGGTGATAGATATCACCCTGAAAAAGATCGGCGCCGAAGCCTGGATCGCCATCAAGGACACGGGGCACGGGATTGAGCCCAGCGACCTGAATAATATTTTCGACCCCTTTTATACTACCGCACCGGTGGGCCAGGGTTCGGGATTGGGTTTATCTATCTGTTATTCCATCATCAAACAGCACTTTGGAGCTATTACCGTCGATAGCCAAAAAGGTGAGGGCAGTACCTTTGTGGTAAAATTGCCGATATTGTAA
- a CDS encoding GvpL/GvpF family gas vesicle protein, whose amino-acid sequence MNCLCYCVCRHPGPEVTDALPGVGGYPVYQVVQGGLSAAVSKIAHQDLSFDLPQIKVYENVINICHRQGTVIPLRYGCVATEEAQIRQRLEECHGYYQTLLQELEGCVEMGLRILLPPGSWSAVIPAGSREAPGPAPDLGTPPARPGLAYLTARKTHYSHQDRWTRDYRQAADRCRTYLTGLFIKEKIEPPSPRLPLLSLYFLVPQTAVEPFRRAFRHLSRIEKARMLLSGPWPPYNFVSRGPNLF is encoded by the coding sequence ATGAACTGTCTCTGTTATTGCGTATGCCGGCATCCGGGGCCGGAGGTAACAGATGCCTTGCCGGGCGTTGGCGGATATCCGGTCTATCAGGTGGTTCAGGGAGGATTAAGCGCAGCGGTGTCGAAAATCGCCCATCAGGATCTCTCCTTTGACCTTCCTCAGATCAAGGTTTACGAAAATGTGATAAATATCTGCCACCGACAGGGAACCGTTATCCCCTTGCGTTACGGCTGTGTTGCTACCGAGGAAGCCCAAATCAGGCAGCGGCTGGAGGAGTGTCACGGCTATTACCAGACTCTGCTGCAGGAGTTGGAGGGTTGCGTGGAAATGGGGTTGCGGATTTTACTGCCGCCAGGTTCATGGAGCGCGGTGATCCCGGCTGGCAGCCGGGAAGCGCCGGGACCGGCGCCAGACCTCGGGACGCCGCCGGCGCGTCCCGGACTGGCCTATTTGACCGCTCGCAAAACCCATTATAGCCATCAGGACCGTTGGACCCGAGATTACCGGCAAGCCGCGGATCGATGTCGGACCTATCTCACCGGCCTTTTTATCAAAGAGAAGATTGAGCCTCCATCACCGCGTCTCCCCCTACTATCTTTGTATTTCCTTGTGCCTCAAACGGCTGTGGAGCCTTTTCGCCGTGCGTTCCGACATCTTTCCCGAATTGAAAAAGCTCGTATGTTACTGAGCGGCCCCTGGCCACCATATAATTTTGTGAGCCGCGGCCCGAACCTTTTCTGA
- a CDS encoding GvpL/GvpF family gas vesicle protein, with the protein MTEGLYLYCLVRSGLMPVPLQGIGLDGHNPLQAAPLNDLAAIWSPVALEDFCGPEAEARLQDLTWIGPQVIRHQEVVAALMRHSPVLPVRFGVIFTSRESLENSIQRHYDRIDGFLRYVSGTEEWGVKGFLDWKEAKEKLFARRWLQDSDRLKSLSPGKRYFAEQRQRASVDLELQRWLPEVCQKIWQGLQHLTVEGRERELRRRDAGDTREMVLNWAFLISTGVAADFRAHIREVNNRLADLGLVLEETGPWPPYSFCPALDMESVR; encoded by the coding sequence ATGACTGAAGGTTTGTATCTGTACTGCTTGGTTCGGTCCGGCCTGATGCCGGTGCCGTTGCAAGGCATTGGACTGGATGGCCATAATCCCTTGCAAGCGGCGCCCTTGAATGACCTGGCAGCAATTTGGAGCCCCGTGGCTCTTGAGGATTTCTGCGGTCCGGAGGCGGAAGCCCGACTGCAGGATCTAACCTGGATCGGTCCCCAAGTCATCCGACATCAAGAAGTGGTAGCTGCCTTGATGCGCCATTCCCCGGTGCTGCCGGTCCGTTTCGGCGTCATTTTTACTTCCCGAGAAAGCCTGGAAAACAGTATACAACGCCACTATGATCGGATTGATGGTTTTCTGAGATATGTTTCAGGCACCGAAGAGTGGGGCGTTAAAGGATTTTTGGACTGGAAAGAAGCCAAAGAGAAGCTTTTTGCCCGCAGATGGTTACAAGATAGCGACCGCCTGAAGTCCCTTTCGCCTGGGAAACGATATTTTGCAGAACAACGACAGCGCGCCTCGGTTGATTTGGAACTCCAGCGCTGGTTGCCGGAGGTCTGCCAGAAGATTTGGCAGGGCTTGCAACATCTGACGGTGGAGGGCAGGGAACGGGAGCTGCGTCGCCGTGACGCTGGAGATACCAGGGAAATGGTGCTTAATTGGGCCTTCCTGATATCCACCGGGGTCGCTGCAGACTTCCGGGCTCATATCCGGGAGGTTAATAACCGACTTGCCGACCTGGGTCTGGTGTTGGAAGAAACCGGTCCCTGGCCGCCTTATAGCTTCTGCCCGGCTTTGGATATGGAATCAGTCCGATGA
- a CDS encoding CDC48 family AAA ATPase yields the protein MKKEPEMTLKLKVTEALSKDVGRAYARMGPEDMEKLELSIGDIIEVAGKRKTVCKAMPAYKELRGRSRIQLDGISRENAGAGLDDSVLVSKITCRPGTRVVLAPITITPADRDLPYIGSLLDGLPVREGDRIRATLFGSRTADFKVESLTPPGPVLINPTTTLVIGKAGGVVEGRRPAAVSYEDVGGLKPQLQRIREMIELPLRYPELFERLGIDAPKGVLLHGPPGCGKTLIARTIAHETEANFFSVSGPEVVHKFYGESEAHLRKIFEEASRKGPSIIFMDEIDAIAPRREKVVGDVEKRVVAQLLALMDGLNKRQNVIVIAATNIPNALDPALRRPGRFDREIAIPIPDRHGRLDILEIHSRGMPLSENVDMGHLAEITHGFVGADLEALCREAAMICLRRLMPEIDYGLSTIPYEQLAQLEVHMDDFLGALREVEASAIREVFVEVPDVRWEDVGGLREVKDRLQEAVEWPLKYTYLFKKAGIKPPKGILLTGPPGCGKTLLAKAIATESRVNFLSVKGPALISKYVGESERGVREMFRTARQAAPCIIFLDETEALLPARGAGGSDSHVSERVLSQFLAELDGIEELKGVLVLGATNRLDMMDPAVLRPGRFDEIITIHLADAEDRREIFAVHLRDKPLAKGINPAELAARTEGLSGAEIAAVCSKAALSAVRRAVMAEIAQEGTGLEQVLILPEDIEEALHEMLGNQEN from the coding sequence ATGAAAAAAGAACCAGAGATGACTCTCAAGTTAAAAGTAACGGAGGCCCTGAGTAAAGACGTGGGTCGGGCCTATGCCCGTATGGGGCCGGAAGATATGGAGAAACTCGAGCTATCGATCGGCGATATTATCGAAGTGGCGGGCAAGCGGAAAACCGTTTGTAAAGCCATGCCGGCCTATAAGGAGTTGCGGGGCCGATCCCGCATCCAATTGGACGGCATCAGCCGGGAGAACGCCGGGGCGGGTTTGGACGATTCGGTGCTGGTCTCTAAGATCACCTGCCGTCCTGGCACGCGGGTTGTCCTGGCACCGATCACCATTACTCCGGCGGATCGCGATCTGCCATATATCGGCAGCCTGCTGGACGGCCTGCCGGTAAGGGAGGGAGACCGCATCCGGGCCACCCTGTTTGGCAGCCGCACCGCAGATTTTAAGGTGGAAAGCCTGACTCCTCCGGGGCCGGTGTTGATCAATCCTACCACCACCCTGGTGATCGGCAAGGCGGGAGGCGTTGTTGAGGGCCGTCGTCCGGCAGCCGTGTCGTACGAAGATGTGGGGGGTCTCAAACCTCAACTTCAGCGCATTAGGGAAATGATCGAACTACCTTTGCGTTACCCTGAGTTGTTCGAGCGTTTGGGCATCGACGCCCCGAAAGGGGTATTGCTGCATGGCCCGCCAGGTTGCGGCAAGACTCTGATTGCCCGCACCATTGCCCATGAGACTGAGGCAAACTTCTTCTCGGTGAGTGGACCGGAGGTAGTGCATAAGTTTTACGGTGAATCCGAGGCCCACTTGCGCAAGATCTTTGAAGAGGCCTCTCGTAAGGGTCCCAGCATCATCTTTATGGATGAAATCGATGCCATCGCCCCGCGGCGGGAGAAGGTGGTAGGGGACGTGGAGAAACGGGTGGTGGCCCAACTCCTGGCCTTGATGGACGGACTCAATAAACGGCAGAATGTTATTGTCATCGCCGCCACCAATATCCCCAACGCCCTGGATCCGGCCTTGCGGCGGCCGGGTCGATTTGACCGCGAGATCGCCATCCCCATTCCCGATCGCCACGGTCGGTTGGATATCCTGGAAATTCACAGTCGAGGTATGCCCTTGTCCGAGAATGTCGACATGGGTCATCTGGCAGAAATCACCCACGGGTTTGTCGGAGCCGACCTGGAGGCCTTGTGCCGGGAAGCGGCCATGATCTGTCTGCGCCGCCTTATGCCCGAGATAGATTACGGTCTGTCTACTATCCCTTACGAACAGTTGGCGCAACTGGAAGTACACATGGACGATTTTCTGGGAGCGCTGCGGGAGGTGGAGGCCTCGGCCATCCGGGAAGTATTCGTTGAGGTCCCGGACGTTCGCTGGGAAGACGTCGGCGGTCTGCGGGAGGTCAAAGATCGCCTGCAGGAAGCGGTCGAGTGGCCTCTCAAGTACACCTATCTTTTCAAAAAAGCAGGGATAAAACCTCCCAAGGGGATCCTTCTGACCGGACCGCCGGGTTGCGGCAAGACCTTGCTGGCCAAGGCCATTGCAACCGAAAGCCGGGTGAATTTCCTTTCGGTGAAAGGTCCGGCCCTCATTTCCAAATATGTCGGCGAATCAGAGCGGGGAGTGCGAGAGATGTTTCGCACCGCCCGGCAGGCGGCGCCTTGTATCATCTTCCTGGACGAGACCGAAGCATTATTGCCAGCCCGAGGCGCTGGGGGCTCAGACTCGCATGTCTCCGAACGGGTTCTCAGTCAGTTTCTGGCAGAATTGGACGGCATTGAGGAATTAAAAGGCGTACTGGTTCTGGGGGCTACCAACCGCCTGGACATGATGGACCCGGCAGTCTTGCGGCCGGGGCGTTTTGACGAGATCATCACCATTCACCTGGCTGATGCAGAAGACCGGCGGGAGATCTTTGCCGTTCATCTGCGCGACAAGCCCTTGGCCAAGGGTATTAACCCGGCAGAGCTGGCGGCGCGCACCGAAGGTCTGAGCGGGGCGGAGATTGCGGCGGTCTGCAGCAAGGCTGCCCTCAGTGCAGTGCGGCGGGCGGTGATGGCCGAAATTGCCCAGGAAGGCACGGGCTTGGAGCAGGTGCTTATCCTGCCGGAGGATATTGAAGAGGCCCTGCACGAGATGTTGGGGAATCAGGAGAACTAA
- a CDS encoding Hsp20/alpha crystallin family protein, with the protein MTKKKAGGSDVGFGGMFKGLANLIEKLGDLAEKGEHLKKSGEFTHQDVKGVYGFSVKVGLGDKGDKEVKVEPFGNVRKDEKSGETVVAEIREPVVDVFEEKDYTLVVAEMPGVSAKDVHLEVKDDLLTIYAEKKDKKYRKEILLPRSYPQEKMKVTCNNGILEIKCAM; encoded by the coding sequence ATGACTAAGAAGAAGGCTGGTGGGAGTGACGTCGGGTTTGGAGGAATGTTCAAAGGACTGGCTAACCTCATCGAGAAGCTGGGCGATCTGGCAGAAAAAGGCGAACACCTGAAAAAAAGCGGGGAATTTACCCATCAGGACGTCAAGGGGGTCTACGGTTTTTCTGTGAAGGTTGGCCTGGGTGACAAAGGCGACAAAGAAGTGAAGGTAGAGCCCTTCGGTAATGTTCGCAAAGATGAAAAGTCCGGGGAAACCGTGGTGGCTGAGATTCGGGAGCCCGTAGTGGATGTATTTGAAGAAAAGGACTATACTTTAGTGGTGGCGGAGATGCCCGGCGTCAGCGCCAAAGACGTCCATCTCGAGGTAAAGGATGACCTGCTCACCATTTATGCTGAAAAGAAAGATAAAAAATACCGTAAGGAGATTCTCCTGCCCCGGAGTTATCCACAAGAGAAGATGAAGGTCACGTGCAACAACGGCATCCTGGAGATCAAATGCGCCATGTAG